AAAACTATATGGAGATTTCAAATGAAGTAGTGAAATATGCCGGAGGCATTCCATTGGCTCTTGAAGTTCTAGGTTCCTTTTTGTTAGGCAAAACCAAATCAGAATGGAGAAGTGCAAtggcaaaattaaaaaagattccTCATAATGATGTTATAGGCAAACTCAAGATAAGTTTCGATTCACTTAATGAAGAGGAGAAGGATTTGTTCTTGGATATAGCATGTTTCTTTGTTGGCATCGATAGAAACTTCACTGTCCAGGTATTGCAAGGTTGTAACCTTTTCCCAGAAATTGGGATTCGATGCTTATCAGATCGTTGCCTCATAAAATATGAATTGGGGTATGAGTTTGGATATGAGTCTCGGTACATGCATTTGATAGTAATGCATGATATGCTCAGGGACATGGGCCGAGAGATTGTTCGGCAAGAGTCTGTTAAAGAGCCAGGTAAGCGCAGTAGATTGTGGGATCAGGAGGATGCCCTTCAAATGTTGATAGATAACGAGGTGAGATCCGCATCTATTAACTACTTATAAACAGTTGATGCCTTATTATTCTTCTGCAGtgttgattaaaaaaatagaggaaacaACAAGAATGGCAAATTGAGGAAAGCAAGACTAAATATCTAAACAATTTTCTGCAAGAAGGTTTGCTTTGTTGTTGGTAATAGAACATTTGACGCCTGTTTGTTGAAGGAACGTCAAATGCATATGGACATTCTTAATTCTATATTCCACCATCAATGTAATATGGTTTCTTTTGTATGCAATGAGTTTTATTTGTAGGGGAGTGAAGCAATTGAAGGTCTCATCCTATTCTCGTCTGAGACAAAGGATTTCAAAGTAAATGCAAAAGCATTTCCAAAGATGAACAGACTCAGAGTGCTTCATCTCAATCATGTTCACCTCAGTGCAGGTTATGAGCATTTATCGAGAAGGCTAGTATGGCTACGCTGGCATGGTTTTAACTTGAAGTTTGTGCCTTCACAATTATATATGGAGAATTTGATTGCTCTTGACTTGAGTTACAGTATGATAAAACAAGTTTGGAAGGGAACTAAGGTAaaaccatttttcttatttgttagtTTCAAACATTAATTGCATATCAAAAGAGAGCTAACTATTTTGCTCCTCTTTGTTTATAACAGATTTTGGGTaaactaaaatttcttatttgttagTTTCAAACATTAATTGCATATCAGAAGAGAGCTAACTATTTTGCTCCTCTTTGTTTATAACAGATTTTGGGTaaactaaaatttctttatCTCAGTCATTGCTATTACCTAACCAAAACTCCTGACTTGTCCGGGCTCTCCAATCTTGAGGAACTTCTTCTTGACAACTGCATAAGATTGTTAGAGGTTGATAACTCTATTAGATATCTCCACAAACTTCTTGTTCTAAACCTCAAGAGCTGTAAAATGCTTAGAAAGCTTCCTTCAGGATCTTGGATGCTGAATGCCAAAATACTCAATCTCTCTGGCTGTTCCAAGCTAGAAACTTTTACCCAATTGCAAGGAGCAAGGTCAAATCTTGAATCAATGTCCTCTTCGCTATCATCTTGTTCATTGCGGACGAAGAAGTTGGATTCTTTATCACTAAACTCTCTGCAAGGCTTGAGTTGCTTAAAGCTATTGCGCATGGAAAACTGTAATTTGTCACATATACCCACTGAAATTGGGAGATTGATGCAGTTGGAATGTTTGGATCTTGTAGGGAACAGTTTTTGTAGTCTGCCAGAAAGCATGAGTAGCCTCACTAACTTAGTGCATCTCAATTTGAGTTATTGTGCAAGCCTCCAATCCCTCCCAAAGCTTTCACCAAGTTTACAGATTGTGGAAGTGCAGAACTGCTCATCCTTAGAAAGCATATCACTTGATTCAGACTGGCAGCACACGGACATGTTCTTTTACAATTGTCCTAAGTTAGCCATCAAGCATTCTGCTGATGAACTTGGAAGAAGCTTGCTCCTATGCATGGTACGTAcgcacacactctctctctctctatcaatTTGGAATTTATACTAATAATACATGATGTTTGTGTGGTGGGTATGGAACTTCAGGGATCAGGCGCACTTTGTATTTCTCTTTCAGGAGACAAGTTTCTCAACTGGTTACAGTATCAGACTACAGGGTCACGTATATCTTTCGTGGTGCCGCCTCTTGTAAATCAGAACTTAGCTGGCTGGCTATTTTGTGCAGTCTACACAATTGGAGAATACTGTTGGCGAATTTGGTGCGAAATCCACAATAAAACTAAAGGCATTCGCCTTGACTATGGACGAAACTATAGTGTCAAGTTATTCGGAGAAGATCACTTTGGTGACCCCATCCACACTGCCATCggctatttttcattttgtcgGAAAAACGGGGAGATGGAGATAGAAGGAGGCGATGAAGTGGAGGTTTTCTTCCTATTTGACAATGTATTGGTCAAGAAATGGGGGATACATCTTATTTAGACGGACAATATTCAATGTAATATTGATATTATCTCCTTGTTGTAGTATTAATATGATATCATAATTCATTAAATGTATTGTCGGTCTCTCGTCACTTGTGTCttcgattttgacaaaaaagataaatttcaaGTAGAGATTTTGTTTCACTGCACAAGATAAAGAGTTAAACGTACAATTTATTAGTGTGAATCCCAATTTATTACGGTCTAAGTACTTGACATGTGACCTAAAAGCacaattcattaatttatatatgtattgatgatttaaattcatgataatcaataagaataatttatattttaacttttaaattgataataatgGCTGGGATGTAGATGTAGTTTATTATACTGTTAACACATGatagttaattattaaattataatattacgTTGAGGGACACCCCATTCATGATAGTTGCTTGTATGGAGTTTTATggtaaagaaaaagagaattattacTTAAAATAGTCATGATTTTAAGTATGATTAGATGATgataaatatttcataataatataatattgtaAACTAATGTACAATAATGGCTCAATTCTAAATAATTTATCCATTCTAACAGGGTTCATTTAAAGTATTTGTTATGTGTAATCATTAACGAGAGactttaaatataaattgaaagaaCACAAATAAGAAAGATAATTATATATTGCTACCAAGATGCTATAAGGATAACGGATGAAAGTAATGTCACCTCAGCTCAAAATCAAGGAGACCATAAATACTGTTAATTTTGACTATAGaatctcattcttttaatttaTGCTAGACATGTTGTAGTAGTGTATATAACATACATCACCTAATTTGGCAGGCATCAAAGTCATTATCTGTCACAAATTcagcatatatattataaaataaattcaagacaAATTGCATCAATTATTATTACGCATACTGTGGAGAAAAGAACCTGGAAAAGCATGGTTTCTGAACGTAAATTCTGCAAAATATATAGTTAACCACCATGTATATATTGCTCACTTCTAACTGTTAGGGACAAAAATATGTAACTGATCAAGCTGGGTACGTAGCAAAACGGTTGACAACTTAGAGATCATGGCTGCTTCATCATCCTCGTCCCCCACCCCATCTGAAATGCCATGTCTTCTTGAGTTTCAACCGATTACATACCCTAGCTAGTCACTTATTAGCCGCTTTGAAGCAACATGCATGGTTATCGA
The Diospyros lotus cultivar Yz01 chromosome 12, ASM1463336v1, whole genome shotgun sequence DNA segment above includes these coding regions:
- the LOC127787149 gene encoding disease resistance protein RUN1-like isoform X1, coding for MAAASCMIQEPLSLFPNPPPPWKYDVFLSFSGVDTGKKFTSHLLAALERNGFQVFRDDRELQKGGEVGWGVNKAIEESRISLPVLSKSYAMSGWCLDELQKIMECKKKSQHIVLPIFYETKPSDVRNQAGNVAEALANHHTVSSSRMEKWKVALTEVANLSSFVLPNLDDGRDEASFIEHIVEGVERKLNSTIWNLQLVSHPVGVLPRLQKLLKLLSLESSDGICIVAIWGIGGLGKTTIAKAAYNCIYRQFEGSSFVPEIRETSKRPNGLNLLQKYILSDILRNENCDIRSCDEGIEFIKRRVLRGRKLLLVLDDVDQIQQLKALAIDPKFLHRGSRIIITTRDISSLNSLRSMCEVYMPEQLNKHESLQLFSWHAFKEDHPLENYMEISNEVVKYAGGIPLALEVLGSFLLGKTKSEWRSAMAKLKKIPHNDVIGKLKISFDSLNEEEKDLFLDIACFFVGIDRNFTVQVLQGCNLFPEIGIRCLSDRCLIKYELGYEFGYESRYMHLIVMHDMLRDMGREIVRQESVKEPGKRSRLWDQEDALQMLIDNEGSEAIEGLILFSSETKDFKVNAKAFPKMNRLRVLHLNHVHLSAGYEHLSRRLVWLRWHGFNLKFVPSQLYMENLIALDLSYSMIKQVWKGTKILGKLKFLYLSHCYYLTKTPDLSGLSNLEELLLDNCIRLLEVDNSIRYLHKLLVLNLKSCKMLRKLPSGSWMLNAKILNLSGCSKLETFTQLQGARSNLESMSSSLSSCSLRTKKLDSLSLNSLQGLSCLKLLRMENCNLSHIPTEIGRLMQLECLDLVGNSFCSLPESMSSLTNLVHLNLSYCASLQSLPKLSPSLQIVEVQNCSSLESISLDSDWQHTDMFFYNCPKLAIKHSADELGRSLLLCMGSGALCISLSGDKFLNWLQYQTTGSRISFVVPPLVNQNLAGWLFCAVYTIGEYCWRIWCEIHNKTKGIRLDYGRNYSVKLFGEDHFGDPIHTAIGYFSFCRKNGEMEIEGGDEVEVFFLFDNVLVKKWGIHLI
- the LOC127787149 gene encoding disease resistance protein RUN1-like isoform X2, with protein sequence MAAASCMIQEPLSLFPNPPPPWKYDVFLSFSGVDTGKKFTSHLLAALERNGFQVFRDDRELQKGGEVGWGVNKAIEESRISLPVLSKSYAMSGWCLDELQKIMECKKKSQHIVLPIFYETKPSDVRNQAGNVAEALANHHTVSSSRMEKWKVALTEVANLSSFVLPNLDDGDEASFIEHIVEGVERKLNSTIWNLQLVSHPVGVLPRLQKLLKLLSLESSDGICIVAIWGIGGLGKTTIAKAAYNCIYRQFEGSSFVPEIRETSKRPNGLNLLQKYILSDILRNENCDIRSCDEGIEFIKRRVLRGRKLLLVLDDVDQIQQLKALAIDPKFLHRGSRIIITTRDISSLNSLRSMCEVYMPEQLNKHESLQLFSWHAFKEDHPLENYMEISNEVVKYAGGIPLALEVLGSFLLGKTKSEWRSAMAKLKKIPHNDVIGKLKISFDSLNEEEKDLFLDIACFFVGIDRNFTVQVLQGCNLFPEIGIRCLSDRCLIKYELGYEFGYESRYMHLIVMHDMLRDMGREIVRQESVKEPGKRSRLWDQEDALQMLIDNEGSEAIEGLILFSSETKDFKVNAKAFPKMNRLRVLHLNHVHLSAGYEHLSRRLVWLRWHGFNLKFVPSQLYMENLIALDLSYSMIKQVWKGTKILGKLKFLYLSHCYYLTKTPDLSGLSNLEELLLDNCIRLLEVDNSIRYLHKLLVLNLKSCKMLRKLPSGSWMLNAKILNLSGCSKLETFTQLQGARSNLESMSSSLSSCSLRTKKLDSLSLNSLQGLSCLKLLRMENCNLSHIPTEIGRLMQLECLDLVGNSFCSLPESMSSLTNLVHLNLSYCASLQSLPKLSPSLQIVEVQNCSSLESISLDSDWQHTDMFFYNCPKLAIKHSADELGRSLLLCMGSGALCISLSGDKFLNWLQYQTTGSRISFVVPPLVNQNLAGWLFCAVYTIGEYCWRIWCEIHNKTKGIRLDYGRNYSVKLFGEDHFGDPIHTAIGYFSFCRKNGEMEIEGGDEVEVFFLFDNVLVKKWGIHLI